One Sulfitobacter sp. M39 genomic window, CAGGTCCAGACCGCCGCCGTGGATGTCAAAGACATGGGGCTGGCTTTTCGCCTTGTCCGATAGACGATCCTGACGCAGGGGCTCTTTCCACAGCAGCTCGTCCGCCATGGCGGAGCATTCGATGTGCCAGCCGGGGCGGCCACGGCCCCAGGGGCTGTCCCACCCCGGCGTCGCGTCGTCCGACGGCTTCCACAATACGAAGTCCATCGGGTCTTCTTTGTAGGGGGCCACCTCCACCCGCGCGCCGGCGATCATATCATCGACGGAACGCCCTGATAGCGCTCCATAATTTTTGTAGCTACGCACGCGGAAAAGCACATGCCCTTCCGCAGGATACGCGTGCTCTTTGTCGATCAGATCCTCAATCATCGCGACCATCTGCGGAATATAGGCGGTGGCGCGTGGCATGTGGTCGGGCTCAAGCGCGCCGACGGCGGCCATATCGTCCAGAAACCACTGGGTTGTCTCGGCCGTGATCTCGCCGATCGATCGCCCGCTTTCAGCGGCGCGCGCGTTGATCTTGTCATCCACATCCGTGAAGTTGCGCACATAGGTCACATGCGCGTCGCCATAGACATGGCGCAGCAAACGGTTGAGCACGTCAAACACGATCACGGGGCGCGCGTTGCCCAGATGGGCGCGGTCGTACACCGTCGGCCCACAGACATACATCCGCACGTTTTTATCATCAATCGGGGTGAAATCCTCGCGTTTGCGGGTTTTCGTGTTGTGCAGCTTGATCGTGGTCATGGCGCGTCCTTACGCAAGGATTGCGCGGGCATGGCACAGAAATCTCGGGAAGAAAACGATGTGAGCAAGCCCGCCGGAAGGTCTTAGCAGGTAATACAGCAAATAATGAGTGGCATCATCTTCATGCCGTCTGCGTAGCCCGACCCGCCACTGGCGGTCAAGCCTGATTGACAAATCAACCATGCTCTGCGCCCCTGCGTCTTCAAATTACGAGGAAGAGACGGCATGCAACTATCATCGCGTATCACAGGGCTGCTTGGCGGCGGATCAGACGGCTGGGGCGTTTTCCTGCGCGCCCGTCAGATGATTGAACAGGGTACGCCGGTGACAGAGCTGACGATTGGCGAACATGACATCCGCACCGCAGCACCGATCCTGCAAGATATGCACCGCGCCGCTTTGGCCGGACACACCGGATATGCGGCCATCCCCGGCACCACTGCTCTGCGCGATGCCGTGGCCGCGCGGTTGCAGGAACGCACCGGCGTGCCGACGACACGCGACAATGTGCTGATCACGCCGGGCGGTCAAAGCGCGCTGTTTGCCGCACATATGGCGACCTGCAACCCCGGCGATACCGCGCTTTATATCGATCCCTATTACGCCACCTACCCCGGTACGATCCGCAGTGTCAGCGCCCTGCCCCATGCGATCGCCGCCCGTGCGAAAGATGCGTTCCAACCCCTCGCGGACGTGATTGCCGCCGCCGCGAAACAGACCAACGCGGCGTCGCTGCTGGTGAATTCGCCCAACAACCCCACCGGCGTTGTCTATTCGCGCAAGACGCTTGAAGGCATCGCGCAGGTTTGCCGCGATCACGACATGTGGCTGATCTCGGACGAGGTTTACGACACGCAAGTCTGGGAGGGCGCGCACCTCTCGCCGCGCGCGCTGGACGGGATGGCGGAGCATACTCTGGTCGTGGGGTCGATGTCGAAAAGCCATGCGATGACCGGTTCGCGCTGCGGCTGGATCGTCGGGCCCGTGGATGCGATCGAGCATCTGACCAATCTGGCGACCCACACCACCTATGGCGTGCCCGGGTACATTCAGGACGCGGCGCTGTTCGCGCTGAACCAAGGCACCGGTTTCGAGACAGAGATCGCCGCGCCCTTCCAGCGCCGCCGTCTGCTGGCGCAGGATATTCTTGCGCGACAGAACGCCGTTAGCCTCGTACCCGCCCAAGGCGCGATGTATCTGATGCTGGATGTGCGCAGCACGGGCATGAGCGGCGAGGATTTTGCCTATGCGCTGCTGGAAAAACACCACATCGCGGTGATGCCTGGCGAAAGCTTCGGGGCGGCTGCGGGAGGGCATATCCGCGTCGCGATGACCATCGAGGACACGCGCTTTGCCCAAGCGCTGGCGACGGTATGCGACTTCGCGGAAAGCCTCGCCGCCTGACGAAAGCGTCGCGCGACCGCAGCTACCAACATACGAAAAAGGCCGGAGGATCATCCTCCGGCCTTTTTGACTGGCACATTATTATTTCCTGCCGAGAGCACCGTTATGCGACGCCCTCGGCAGATACACCGCCAGTTGTCAGCGTGTCAGCTTAGAAGCGGTAGGAACCACGGATGTTGAATGTGGTTACATCAGCATCAACACCGGAGTTTCCGTCTACGTCATCGAACTTGTGCTCGAGCAGTTCTGCACCAACGCTGTATTGCTCGGTGATTTTGTAATCCATGCCGATACCATAAAAGGCACCGTCTTCGTCACCCAAGGATGTGTCGGCACGCGCGTAACCACCGGTTGCGTAGATCAGGGTGTTGCCCAGATCGTAGCCACCTTTGATTTTTGCACGAGCAACGGAATCGATGGAACCCGCGTCTGCGCCCAGACCGTCTTCCAAGTCGATGTCGGTTTTGTCGTAGTCAAGCTCACCGCCCAGTACGAAGCGACCGAAGTCATAGTTGTAACCTGCGTGGAAACCGTAGGAACCATTGTCGCCGTCGATATCGCCATCGATTTCAGCGTCGGAATAGCCCAGTTGCAGACCAGTGTAGAAGCCTGTCCAGTCGCCACCCAGGTCGGGTGCAGGAACGGGTGCGGTCATCACGGGCTCAACCACTGGCTCTGCCAGGCTACCGGCGTATGTTGCGCCAGCGAATGCTGTGGATGCCAGAACGGCTGCGGATGCAAGTTTCATAGTGCGTTTCATAATCGTAACTCCTCGATCAGTTTGTACCGGAGCGGGCGCTTCCCGCTTCATCGACACAACACGGCAGCTAAGATCTGGTTTCGGGATTTCCCAATCACGGGTTGGTGATCGGTAAATTGTTGCTCAAATGCACGGCGTCTCGGCGGCCCGTCGCCGCTATTAACCCTTTTTACCAAGGCCAAAACGCGGTTCCGCGGAGAAGCGCCAAAATCACCCGAATTTAAATTTTCATGAAGATGGAACAATCTGCCCGTAGGCTACAGCAGGAATCCCGTGAAAATGCCGCAAAAAGTGGCGTTTACCCCCCTATGTGCTAGGTAGCGGTGCGGCGCGGATGGCAGCATAACCGGCATAACCAAGGCGAAACGAGTATGATCGAATTCTTCATCACCCATATAGAGGTTGTAGGCGTCATCCTTTTGACCCTCGGCGTGGCCTTCATCCTGCTTCAGCAGCGCCGCAGCCCACAATCAACTGCCGCCTGGATCCTGTTTCTGGTGGTAATGCCCTATGTCGCCGCGCCCTTGTTCCTGGCGCTTGGCTTTCGCAAACAGGGCAAACGCTACGAGCCTATTATATTTACCCAGAAAGAAGACCCGCAAACGCCCGTGCATGCGCTGGACGAGATGTTCCAAAGCTTCAACCTGCCCCCCGCGCTGGAAGCACAACGGCTGAACCTGCATGACACACCGCAAACCGCCTATGCCGCCGCGATGGAGGTTATCGAGAGCGCAACACAGACGATTGATGTACTGTTCTATATCGTCTCGGACGATGACACCGGTAATCACGTGGTCGACGCCCTGACCGAAAAAGCCCGCAATGGCGTTAAGGTGCGCCTGCTGATGGACCGGCTTGGCACCCTGCGCGGCCCTTCCAAGGCCGTCAAAGCGCTGCGCAAGGCCGGCGGCGAGGTGCTGTTCTTTTCGCCAATCCTGCAACTGCCCAGCAGTGGCCACCTAAACCTTCGCAACCATCGCAAGATGATTATCGCCGATCATGCCCGTGTCTTTTCAGGCGGGATGAACATTGGCGAACACTATATGTCGGACCATCCGCACACCGATCACTGGGTCGATCTGGCCTTCACCCTCGAAGGGCAATCGGTACAGACCTTCTGCGATGTCTTCCGCTCGGACTGGGAAGTCGCCTGTGGTGAAGACGTGGACCATATCATAACGCCTGCCCCCACCACCGCGGGCAATGCGACGGTGCAGTTGATCCCCTCTGGCCCTGATATTGTCGAAGACCCGCTGCACGACGGGATCATTCGCGCGCTGCATTTGGCGAAAACCCGTATCTGGATCGCCACCCCCTATTTCGTCCCGACCGAGCCGCTGGCCAATGCGCTGCGCATCGCGGCGCTGCGCGGGGTGGATGTGCGTATTCTGGTGCCGCAGAAGTCGAACCAGCATATCGCGGACTTCGCCCGTGGCGGCTATCTGCGCGATGCGCATACCGCAGGGGCCAAGGTCAAATACTTTGAACCTGCGATGATCCACGCGAAAGCCGCGCTGATTGACGATGTGGGGCTTGTAGGCACGGCAAACTTCGACGTGCGCAGTATGCTTTTGAACTTTGAGGCGATGTTGTTCGTTTATGATGCACGCAGCGTGTCAACCCTGTCGGACTGGTTCACGGCCCGCGAGGCAGACTGCCACGAGAATATGCCAAGCCCGCATTTGCCCCGCCGTCTGGCCGAGGGCGTCTTTCGAATAGGAGCACCGATCTTGTGACCCAAGCCCCCCTTCGCATCGCCAGCTATAACATGCGCAAGGCCATGGGCACTGACCGCAAACGCGATCCCGCCCGCATCCTGCGCGTGATCCAGACGCTCGCGGCGGATATCGTCGTGCTGCAAGAGGCCGACATGCGCCTTGGGTCCCGCCCCTCGGCGCTGCCCGTGGATCAGGTGACGGCGCAGACCGGTTTGATCGCGGTGCCTGTCCCCAGTGAGGTCAGCATCGGTTGGCATGGCAACGCCGTCTTGCTTAGCCCCGAGGCAGAGCTGATTGAGGTCAAACACCTGAACCTGCCGGGGATGGAGCCGCGCGGTGCGATGGTGGTGGATTTCGATCTTCGCGATATCCCGCTGCGCATCATCGCCACCCATCTGGGGCTGATGCGCCGGTCGCGGCGCGCTCAGCTTTCCGCGCTCATCGCTCATCTGGATGCACAGTCCAAACGGCCGACGTTGATCGCGGGCGATATGAATGAATGGTCGCTGAACGTCGGGCTTGGGCGTCTGGCGCATCACTTTGACATCTATGCGCCGGGCAAAAGCTATCACGCGCGCCTGCCTTTGGCCGCATTGGATCGCATCGCGGTGGATGACGCGCTGCATGTGATTGATGGTGGCGTCTGCGAGACTGACGATGCGCGCCGCGCCTCGGACCACCTGCCCATCTGGCTGGATTTCGCGCGTTCTACAGGGCAGTAGAGCGCGCGAGGTCAGCTAAATTAGTGGGTGATATTATCAGTTCAAACCACTGAAAATTATGCAAAAAACGCCACACTTAAACCAAATTATGAAGTGCCATCACAGCGATTTCCGCAGCCGCGCCTCCTCTGCGCGCGCTTGTTCGACAGCGGCATGTTTCACCGGCCCATAGCCCCGAATATCCATCGGC contains:
- a CDS encoding pyridoxal phosphate-dependent aminotransferase; amino-acid sequence: MQLSSRITGLLGGGSDGWGVFLRARQMIEQGTPVTELTIGEHDIRTAAPILQDMHRAALAGHTGYAAIPGTTALRDAVAARLQERTGVPTTRDNVLITPGGQSALFAAHMATCNPGDTALYIDPYYATYPGTIRSVSALPHAIAARAKDAFQPLADVIAAAAKQTNAASLLVNSPNNPTGVVYSRKTLEGIAQVCRDHDMWLISDEVYDTQVWEGAHLSPRALDGMAEHTLVVGSMSKSHAMTGSRCGWIVGPVDAIEHLTNLATHTTYGVPGYIQDAALFALNQGTGFETEIAAPFQRRRLLAQDILARQNAVSLVPAQGAMYLMLDVRSTGMSGEDFAYALLEKHHIAVMPGESFGAAAGGHIRVAMTIEDTRFAQALATVCDFAESLAA
- a CDS encoding outer membrane protein, whose product is MKRTMKLASAAVLASTAFAGATYAGSLAEPVVEPVMTAPVPAPDLGGDWTGFYTGLQLGYSDAEIDGDIDGDNGSYGFHAGYNYDFGRFVLGGELDYDKTDIDLEDGLGADAGSIDSVARAKIKGGYDLGNTLIYATGGYARADTSLGDEDGAFYGIGMDYKITEQYSVGAELLEHKFDDVDGNSGVDADVTTFNIRGSYRF
- a CDS encoding phospholipase D-like domain-containing protein, which translates into the protein MIEFFITHIEVVGVILLTLGVAFILLQQRRSPQSTAAWILFLVVMPYVAAPLFLALGFRKQGKRYEPIIFTQKEDPQTPVHALDEMFQSFNLPPALEAQRLNLHDTPQTAYAAAMEVIESATQTIDVLFYIVSDDDTGNHVVDALTEKARNGVKVRLLMDRLGTLRGPSKAVKALRKAGGEVLFFSPILQLPSSGHLNLRNHRKMIIADHARVFSGGMNIGEHYMSDHPHTDHWVDLAFTLEGQSVQTFCDVFRSDWEVACGEDVDHIITPAPTTAGNATVQLIPSGPDIVEDPLHDGIIRALHLAKTRIWIATPYFVPTEPLANALRIAALRGVDVRILVPQKSNQHIADFARGGYLRDAHTAGAKVKYFEPAMIHAKAALIDDVGLVGTANFDVRSMLLNFEAMLFVYDARSVSTLSDWFTAREADCHENMPSPHLPRRLAEGVFRIGAPIL
- a CDS encoding endonuclease/exonuclease/phosphatase family protein, with amino-acid sequence MTQAPLRIASYNMRKAMGTDRKRDPARILRVIQTLAADIVVLQEADMRLGSRPSALPVDQVTAQTGLIAVPVPSEVSIGWHGNAVLLSPEAELIEVKHLNLPGMEPRGAMVVDFDLRDIPLRIIATHLGLMRRSRRAQLSALIAHLDAQSKRPTLIAGDMNEWSLNVGLGRLAHHFDIYAPGKSYHARLPLAALDRIAVDDALHVIDGGVCETDDARRASDHLPIWLDFARSTGQ